From Streptomyces sp. NBC_01460, a single genomic window includes:
- a CDS encoding ROK family protein, translated as MRLVPEPVPGPEVRAVPRTLGAVELLPGRIRAALLDRSGAVLDRTEAEFDASSPSPAGPDEALARVAAVFEGHRPSGIGVAAAGVIDPAGGRVIEVNEAPALRGYRVAERLEKLTGAPVRVEHRARVQVLGDRWFGPGRGRRSFASVSTGEVLGVGILYDGEVLAPEGGRSGAHMTVSASGEPCTCGRRGCWKTVATTRWLRQRAEALGLGAAGASLGALVASRDEAARTLVAEYAENLVLGLATVQQLFACGLFVLHGEAREGGEPFRALVESRLRSDALGGGELPRVVVSEAAVDDVVLLGGAGLVLSGR; from the coding sequence TTGCGGTTGGTGCCGGAACCCGTGCCGGGTCCGGAGGTGCGGGCGGTTCCCCGCACGCTGGGGGCCGTGGAGCTGCTGCCCGGCCGGATCCGCGCGGCGCTGCTCGACCGCTCGGGTGCCGTGCTCGACCGGACCGAGGCGGAGTTCGACGCGTCGTCCCCGAGCCCCGCGGGGCCCGACGAGGCGCTCGCGCGGGTGGCGGCCGTGTTCGAGGGGCACCGTCCGTCCGGGATCGGAGTCGCCGCGGCCGGGGTGATCGATCCGGCGGGGGGCCGGGTGATCGAGGTCAACGAGGCGCCGGCGCTGCGCGGCTACCGGGTGGCCGAGCGGCTGGAGAAGCTGACCGGTGCGCCGGTGCGGGTCGAGCACCGCGCCCGGGTCCAGGTGCTCGGGGACCGGTGGTTCGGGCCGGGCCGGGGCCGGCGTTCCTTCGCCTCGGTGTCGACCGGCGAGGTGCTGGGGGTGGGCATCCTGTACGACGGTGAGGTGCTGGCCCCCGAGGGCGGCCGCAGCGGCGCCCATATGACGGTGTCGGCCAGTGGCGAACCGTGCACGTGCGGCCGGCGGGGCTGCTGGAAGACGGTGGCCACCACCCGCTGGCTGCGGCAGCGGGCCGAGGCGCTCGGCCTCGGGGCCGCGGGCGCCTCGCTCGGCGCTCTGGTGGCGTCGCGGGACGAGGCGGCGCGGACGCTGGTGGCGGAGTACGCGGAGAATCTGGTGCTGGGGCTCGCCACGGTCCAGCAGCTGTTCGCCTGCGGCCTCTTCGTCCTGCACGGGGAGGCCCGGGAGGGCGGGGAGCCGTTCCGGGCCCTGGTGGAGTCCCGGCTGCGCTCGGACGCCCTGGGCGGCGGCGAGCTCCCCCGGGTGGTGGTGAGCGAGGCGGCGGTGGACGACGTCGTACTGCTGGGCGGGGCGGGGCTCGTCCTGTCGGGCAGGTAG
- a CDS encoding creatininase family protein — MSHRHLTETTWQETREAAPGAIALLPIGSQEQHAGHLPMGTDTLLVDAVVDRALALLDEDATGGAPSLVRLPTLPYGHSPHHLFAAALTLSAPTLGAVLGEILDSLAACGHRRILVVNGHGGNDEIMKLAVKRFALRAEVTAAACSYWTVTGGGEDGGRPDVTPGHAGWFETSLMLAAHPSLVRTPVPSRAPVDPPPLFDRPPYPGLTVERHGEWERVGGSTDDASGADAAHGRRLLDDRALGLARAVQAFDNATRTGP, encoded by the coding sequence ATGAGCCACCGGCACCTCACCGAAACCACCTGGCAGGAGACCCGCGAGGCGGCACCCGGGGCCATCGCACTGCTCCCCATCGGCTCCCAGGAGCAGCACGCCGGGCATCTGCCGATGGGCACCGACACCCTCCTCGTCGACGCCGTGGTGGACCGGGCGCTCGCCCTGCTGGACGAGGACGCCACGGGCGGGGCCCCGTCCCTCGTCCGGCTGCCGACGCTGCCCTACGGCCACAGCCCGCACCACCTGTTCGCGGCGGCCCTGACCCTGTCCGCCCCCACGCTGGGAGCCGTCCTCGGCGAGATACTCGACTCCCTCGCCGCGTGCGGACACCGGCGCATCCTCGTCGTCAACGGGCACGGCGGCAACGACGAGATCATGAAGCTCGCCGTCAAGCGCTTCGCGCTGCGCGCCGAGGTCACCGCCGCGGCCTGCTCGTACTGGACGGTGACCGGCGGGGGTGAGGACGGCGGCCGCCCCGACGTCACGCCCGGGCACGCGGGCTGGTTCGAGACCTCCCTCATGCTCGCCGCGCACCCCTCCCTGGTGCGCACGCCCGTCCCCTCGCGGGCCCCGGTCGACCCGCCTCCGCTCTTCGACCGCCCGCCCTACCCGGGGCTCACCGTCGAGCGGCACGGCGAATGGGAACGCGTCGGAGGCTCCACCGACGACGCCTCCGGCGCCGACGCCGCGCACGGCCGCAGGCTCCTGGACGACCGCGCCCTCGGCCTGGCGCGCGCCGTCCAGGCCTTCGACAACGCGACCCGCACCGGGCCGTGA
- a CDS encoding mandelate racemase/muconate lactonizing enzyme family protein has product MKITDVDVHVVNLPLVNPFTSSFETKTGETRTVVRIRTDTGVEGWGETMWGRPVAAIVKILAEDLIGMSPFALEAFHRKQHMVPFFYGYLGYAAIAALDVACWDAMGKATGQSVTDLLGGPVREEVPLTALVTRADAPGAGPADLPAALAEHTLRVVTEGGFRAVKLKGTKDVQGDVEILRALRAALPAVSLRVDPNAAWSVPDSIRAGIALEELDLEYLEDPCVGIEGMSQVRAKVRIPLCTNMCVVRFEDFAPAMRLGAVDVIHGDVYKWGGIAATKALAAHCETFGLGMNLHSGGELGIATAAHLAVVASTPVLSRAIDSMYYLHADDIIEPLTLENGSLRVPAGPGLGVTVDEDKLRHYAEVNAREGDLTR; this is encoded by the coding sequence ATGAAGATCACCGATGTCGACGTCCACGTCGTGAACCTGCCCCTGGTCAACCCGTTCACCAGCTCCTTCGAGACGAAGACCGGGGAGACCCGCACCGTCGTGCGCATCCGGACCGACACCGGGGTCGAGGGCTGGGGCGAGACCATGTGGGGCCGGCCCGTCGCCGCCATCGTCAAGATCCTCGCCGAGGACCTCATCGGCATGAGCCCCTTCGCCCTGGAGGCCTTCCACCGCAAGCAGCACATGGTGCCCTTCTTCTACGGCTACCTCGGCTACGCCGCGATCGCCGCCCTGGACGTCGCGTGCTGGGACGCCATGGGCAAGGCCACCGGACAGTCCGTCACCGACCTCCTCGGCGGCCCGGTGCGCGAGGAGGTCCCGCTCACCGCGCTCGTCACCCGGGCCGACGCCCCCGGCGCCGGGCCGGCCGACCTGCCCGCCGCGCTCGCCGAGCACACCCTCCGCGTCGTCACCGAGGGAGGCTTCCGGGCCGTCAAGCTCAAGGGCACCAAGGACGTCCAGGGGGACGTCGAGATCCTCCGCGCGCTGCGCGCCGCGCTGCCCGCGGTGAGCCTGCGCGTCGACCCCAACGCGGCCTGGTCCGTGCCCGACTCGATCCGCGCCGGCATAGCCCTGGAGGAGCTGGACCTCGAATACCTCGAGGACCCGTGCGTCGGCATCGAGGGCATGAGCCAGGTCCGCGCCAAGGTCCGCATCCCGCTGTGCACCAACATGTGCGTCGTACGCTTCGAGGACTTCGCGCCGGCCATGCGCCTGGGAGCCGTGGACGTCATCCACGGGGACGTCTACAAGTGGGGCGGCATCGCGGCCACGAAGGCACTCGCGGCCCACTGCGAGACCTTCGGGCTCGGCATGAACCTGCACAGCGGCGGCGAACTCGGCATCGCGACCGCCGCCCATCTCGCGGTCGTCGCCAGTACGCCCGTCCTCTCCCGCGCCATCGACTCCATGTACTACCTGCACGCCGACGACATCATCGAGCCCCTCACGCTCGAGAACGGCAGCCTGCGCGTCCCGGCCGGCCCCGGACTCGGCGTCACCGTCGACGAGGACAAGCTCCGCCACTACGCGGAGGTCAACGCCCGCGAAGGAGACCTCACCCGATGA